One Leishmania infantum JPCM5 genome chromosome 17 DNA window includes the following coding sequences:
- the META2 gene encoding putative META domain containing protein, protein MTTADDVCGAYTLSHCDGRVAPTKAILTIHRCGETLTAHATVANDLRGTVQYENCHIVGSLHSTGNEASPAEESVEQALSKGFADGFNVVVEINQVLLKNANSSFVFARLSKLSDLNGEHAIIAINDQPPNQEMTMTFTPDGNGGSFVTANIANSLRGNCQIDAGLLRGDLATTQSEADESLMQVEKLISEGFQQGFHVCTNESGILLQSSEANIQLCRIVSHNDLEGEYVLKSFNGAAVPTRNQPGIVFKPVNTNEVEISIVVTNRIRGTAALNQNVLSSEEPLMSTRMMGTEEESQLENAFNVGFQYGLETISHGNELTLKNQDCKFVLVKAAAPAAQHGGPTYKGTYCNKCFKTEGNGLLFRIVNEHEKKWAFYNDTEDLRIRVRATFGARSKIEALGNANMYKDDDGRYVVEVTVDPQATEMFIQGDVNGFRVLYDAQPI, encoded by the coding sequence ATGACCACCGCTGACGATGTTTGCGGCGCGTACACTCTTTCCCACTGCGACGGAAGGGTAGCGCCGACAAAGGCGATCCTGACCATTCACCGCTGTGGGGAAACACTTACAGCGCATGCCACTGTTGCAAATGACCTGCGCGGAACGGTCCAGTACGAAAACTGCCACATCGTCGGCTCTCTGCATTCCACGGGCAACGAGGCCAGTCCCGCTGAGGAGTCGGTGGAGCAGGCTCTGAGCAAGGGATTTGCTGACGGATTCAATGTGGTGGTTGAGATTAACCAGGTTCTTCTCAAGAACGCCAACAgttcttttgttttcgcgCGCTTATCGAAGCTTTCGGATCTCAATGGTGAGCACGCTATCATCGCGATCAACGACCAGCCGCCGAATCAGGAGATGACGATGACCTTCACTCCCGACGGCAACGGTGGAAGCTTTGTCACTGCCAATATTGCGAACTCCCTGCGCGGCAACTGCCAGATCGATGCGGGTCTTCTGCGCGGTGACCTTGCAACAACACAGAGCGAAGCAGACGAGAGCTTGATGCAGGTGGAGAAGCTGATCAGCGAGGGATTTCAGCAAGGGTTCCATGTTTGCACGAACGAGTCAGGGATTCTGCTGCAGTCTTCCGAGGCCAACATCCAGCTGTGCCGGATTGTTAGCCACAACGACCTTGAGGGTGAGTATGTGCTGAAGTCGTTcaacggtgctgctgttcccACACGCAACCAGCCGGGCATCGTTTTCAAGCCTGTCAACACAAACGAGGTAGAAATCTCCATTGTTGTGACTAATCGCATTCGCGGGACTGCTGCCCTGAATCAGAACGTATTGTCCTCTGAAGAGCCCCTCATGTCGACTCGCATGATGGGAACTGAGGAGGAGTCGCAGCTGGAGAACGCCTTCAACGTTGGTTTTCAGTACGGCCTCGAGACTATTTCCCACGGCAACGAGCTGACGCTGAAGAACCAGGATTGCAAATTTGTCTTGGTGAAAGCGGCGGCTCCAGCGGCCCAACACGGCGGCCCGACCTACAAAGGAACGTACTGCAACAAGTGCTTCAAAACCGAGGGTAACGGTCTACTATTCCGCATCGTCAACGAGCACGAGAAGAAGTGGGCGTTTTACAACGACACAGAAGATCTCCGGATCCGCGTGCGTGCCACGTTCGGCGCTCGCTCTAAGATTGAAGCTCTAGGCAACGCCAACATGTACAAAGATGACGACGGCCGCTACGTCGTCGAGGTCACCGTGGATCCTCAGGCTACGGAGATGTTCATTCAAGGCGATGTGAACGGCTTCAGGGTGCTGTACGACGCTCAGCCCATTTAG